TCCTGTCTGAAAACGACAAAAAATGGCGCACGTTCGACGTGGAAATGGAACAGCGATGGGCCGGTTTGAACCGGCAAAACCGGCAAATTTTGGAACAAATTACCCTGCTCGAAGAACAGCTTAAAACCATCGAACAAGACAAAGAAACATTGTGGCGTGTGCAAACAGCCCAGGCCGACGCCCTGAAACAATGGCCGCGCCTCTGGCTGGAAGAAGTTGAAAAAGCCGTTTCCCGTAACCCCAGCCGCCGTCGCCAACCGGCGCTGGTCCCGGTGCGTGAAGAATAAGAGAGAGCAGCCAGTGTTCAGTATTCAGTGTTCAGTGAACTGGATACTGAACACTGAATACTGAACACTGAAATGTACGTCATCGGTACCGCGGGCCACGTAGATCACGGCAAATCCACTCTCGTAGAGGCGCTCACCGGTATTGATCCGGACCGCCTGGCCGAGGAAAAAGAACGGGAGATGACCATTGACCTGGGCTTTGCCTGGCTGAATTTGGGCGATGGCGCAGAAGTGGGTGTGGTGGATGTGCCCGGCCATCGGGATTTCATTGAGAATATGTTGGCGGGCGTGGGGGGCATTGACCTGGCGCTGTTTGTGGTGGCGGCCGACGAAGGGGTGATGCCGCAAACACGCGAGCACCTGGCAATTCTTGATCTGTTAAACGTGCGCAGCGGTGTGGTGGCCTTGACCAAAAACGACCTGATTGATGACCCTGACTGGTTGGACCTGGTGACGCTGGAGCTGCACGACTTATTGGCCGACACTGCGCTGGCCGACGCGCCCATCGTGCCGGTGTCGGCGCGCACCGGAGCCGGGCTGGATGAACTGCGGGCCGTATTGTGGCAGCGGTTAACGGCCGTTCCCCCCCGCCCTGACCTCGCCCGCCCCCGTTTGCCCATTGACCGAGTGTTTAGCCTATCCGGTTTTGGCACAGTCGTCACCGGAACTTTAAGCGACGGCCGTTTCCACCTGGGCGACGCGGTAGAAATCCAGCCATCTGGACTGAAAGGGCGCATTCGCGGACTGCAAACCCACAAAACCAAACGAGACACAGCCCATCCGGGCAGCCGCGTCGCCATCAATATCACCGGCGTAGACCACAATCAGGTGCAGCGCGGCGATGTGGTGGCTGCGCCAGGCATTCTGAGCGCGACCGTTTTGTTAGACGTGGTCTATCGCCATCTGGCCGATGCGCCCACACCATTGAAGCATAATATGGCCGTGAAATTGTTTGTCGGCGCGGCCGAGGTGATGGCCCACGCCCGCGTGTTGGGCATGACCCAAATCAACCCCGGCGAAGAAGGCTGGCTGCAACTGGCCCTGACGCAGCAGGTGGCTGTGGCGCGCGGCGATCATTTCATTTTGCGACGGCCGTCGCCTGGCGCAACTCTGGGCGGCGGCAAAGTATTGGATCCACACCCTGGCCGCCGCCACCGCCGTTTTCGTCCCGATGTCTTGGCCCGGCTGCAAACCCTGGCCCAAGGGACACCGGCCGATTTGCTGCTGCAAGCGCTGTCTCGCCTGGAGCCGACCACAATGACCAAACTGCGGCAAAGCGGCAGCGTCAACCAGGCCGAAGCGGCGGCTGCCCTGGCCGAATTGGAACGGGACAATCTGATTGTCCGCCTGGAACAGCAGCTCATGACCCGCGCCGGTTGGCAGCGGCTGCAAGATCGGCTGGCAGAGATTGTGGCGCGTTATCATCAGGAGAATCCGCTGCGGCTGGGCGTGCCCCGCGAGGAGGCGCGCAGCCGCCTGAAGCTGCCGCCAACCATTTTTAATCCGCTGGTGGATGCGGCCGCGCAGGCCGGTCTGGTGATCCCCGACGAAGCCACACTGCGCCAACCCGGCCGTGAAATTACCTTGTCGCCGGGGCAGCAAACGGCCGTGTCTGCCTTACTGCGCCAGATGGACGCCGCCGGTATCCATTCACCCAGCGTGAAGGAATGCAAAACGGCCGTTGGCAACGCCGTATATTTGGCCCTGCTGGACATGGGGCAGCTGCGCCAACTTAACGATGACGTGGTTTACGCTGCGCCACATTATGCCCTATTCACCGGGCAGATCGTGGCGTACTTGGCAGGGAACGGCCGTATCAACGCTGCCCAGGCCCGCGACTTGCTGCAAACCAGCCGCAAATACGCCATCGCCTTCTTAGAGCACCTGGACGACATCAAAGTTACCCGGCGCGTTGGCGATGATCGGGTGTTGGTGCAGCCAAAAAA
Above is a genomic segment from Candidatus Leptovillus gracilis containing:
- the selB gene encoding selenocysteine-specific translation elongation factor, with translation MNTEMYVIGTAGHVDHGKSTLVEALTGIDPDRLAEEKEREMTIDLGFAWLNLGDGAEVGVVDVPGHRDFIENMLAGVGGIDLALFVVAADEGVMPQTREHLAILDLLNVRSGVVALTKNDLIDDPDWLDLVTLELHDLLADTALADAPIVPVSARTGAGLDELRAVLWQRLTAVPPRPDLARPRLPIDRVFSLSGFGTVVTGTLSDGRFHLGDAVEIQPSGLKGRIRGLQTHKTKRDTAHPGSRVAINITGVDHNQVQRGDVVAAPGILSATVLLDVVYRHLADAPTPLKHNMAVKLFVGAAEVMAHARVLGMTQINPGEEGWLQLALTQQVAVARGDHFILRRPSPGATLGGGKVLDPHPGRRHRRFRPDVLARLQTLAQGTPADLLLQALSRLEPTTMTKLRQSGSVNQAEAAAALAELERDNLIVRLEQQLMTRAGWQRLQDRLAEIVARYHQENPLRLGVPREEARSRLKLPPTIFNPLVDAAAQAGLVIPDEATLRQPGREITLSPGQQTAVSALLRQMDAAGIHSPSVKECKTAVGNAVYLALLDMGQLRQLNDDVVYAAPHYALFTGQIVAYLAGNGRINAAQARDLLQTSRKYAIAFLEHLDDIKVTRRVGDDRVLVQPKNTPS